A region from the Lycium barbarum isolate Lr01 chromosome 8, ASM1917538v2, whole genome shotgun sequence genome encodes:
- the LOC132605807 gene encoding uncharacterized protein LOC132605807 codes for MASLNFFVPPIATTQRRVVYTRATSANNSGGSKEEKSILDFVIGAITKEDQLLETDPILQKVEGKSGTGTGTGTTTVSSKKKLVSVPPPKKNSNVFGGLGGLFAKKE; via the coding sequence ATGGCTTCTTTGAACTTTTTTGTTCCTCCAATTGCAACTACCCAAAGAAGAGTAGTGTATACTAGAGCCACATCAGCAAACAATTCTGGAGGAAGCAAAGAAGAGAAGTCAATTTTGGATTTTGTCATTGGGGCAATAACTAAGGAAGACCAATTATTAGAGACTGATCCAATCTTGCAAAAAGTGGAGGGAAAAAGTGGAACTGGAACTGGCACTGGCACCACAACTGTCAGCAGCAAAAAGAAATTAGTTTCAGTCCCTCCTCCCAAGAAGAATTCCAATGTTTTCGGAGGCCTCGGTGGCCTCTTCGCGAAGAAAGAATGA